One Candidatus Eisenbacteria bacterium genomic region harbors:
- a CDS encoding insulinase family protein — protein sequence MIGRVTLTAALLLGAAFTPPAEAGTSKPRKPTMSGSAVAATVQPPVHETTLSNGLKVLIQETHAAPVVSFMVWYKVGSRNESAGITGISHLLEHMMFKGTPTYGKGEIARILQRNGASFNAGTSLDYTNYFEVLASDRLDLAIQLEADRMHNALIPDEEHRLEMTVVRSELERNEDNPHRALYLQTFAQAFQAHPYHWPTIGWRTDVEQITTDQIRDYYRRYYVPNNATVVIVGDVDRAKVLASVEKAFGQIPKGPDPPEMKVVEPPQMGERRFKIRKPGDTRYLMVAWRNPAITDPDTYPLDVLGMILGHGKTSRLYRGLVDGKLATDVDASNETARDPFLLITQATIAPDATLEKAEAGLYKEVDRLKKEPVAPEELARAKRQVQASFVYAKDSIRSLAQQLGYFETVASHKYLDTYLDKIAAVTPEAIQRVARKYLVENSRTVGWYEPVPADSALGDAGGGGQARSFAFAVQKRNHGSSELLACPPVHMYRQEADAQGAPPDAPSDMAVAAGRGSASGAISSPRAGSGPPTRRVLPNGLTLLVRENHANPTIALQGIVKAGGIYDPPGKSGLAAFVGSMLDQGTKTRSAFEQATAVESLGASLRYDGGQETLSLSGNLLSGDLEQILRVLADALRNPAFPAEQVEKIRSELIIDYKVAENSTSSVAARRANELLYPEGHPYHWNPGGTDSTLSAITREDLASFHARHYGPNTTTLVLVGDVTASRAGELIEKIFGDWKTLHDPPPFQVPNADPPKEARDLVVQMPGKSQADVVWAVPGLPRTAPDYDAAMMMNYVLGGGSLSSRLMDNLRDKEGLVYGVYASMLAGVGAGPIQIRAGTNPANVDRTIDALLEQVGRFHNEGPTDDEMEAAKGYLTGIFPVRLETNAGVANQLLSAEVYNLGLDYIERYPSIIRAITTADAKAAAGKYLSPNAYVLVVAGSYQGAKGLPVGK from the coding sequence ATGATCGGGCGTGTTACGCTTACTGCCGCCCTGCTCCTCGGGGCTGCCTTCACGCCGCCGGCCGAAGCCGGCACATCCAAGCCAAGGAAACCGACCATGAGCGGCAGCGCCGTAGCTGCGACCGTACAGCCGCCCGTACACGAGACGACGCTCTCGAACGGGCTCAAGGTGCTGATCCAAGAGACGCACGCGGCGCCGGTCGTCTCGTTCATGGTCTGGTACAAGGTCGGCTCGAGAAACGAGAGCGCCGGGATCACCGGAATCTCGCACCTCCTCGAGCACATGATGTTCAAGGGCACGCCTACGTACGGGAAGGGCGAGATCGCGCGCATCCTCCAGCGGAACGGCGCCTCCTTCAACGCGGGCACGTCGCTCGACTACACGAACTACTTCGAGGTCCTGGCGAGCGACCGGTTGGATCTGGCGATCCAGCTCGAGGCGGACCGGATGCACAACGCCCTCATCCCGGATGAGGAACACCGTCTGGAGATGACCGTCGTCCGGTCCGAGCTGGAGCGGAACGAGGACAATCCGCACCGGGCGCTCTATCTCCAGACGTTCGCCCAGGCCTTCCAGGCTCATCCCTACCACTGGCCCACCATCGGGTGGCGCACCGACGTCGAGCAGATCACGACCGACCAGATCCGCGACTACTACCGGCGGTACTACGTCCCGAACAACGCGACCGTGGTGATCGTGGGGGACGTGGATCGGGCGAAGGTCCTGGCCTCGGTGGAGAAGGCGTTCGGCCAGATCCCGAAGGGGCCCGACCCGCCCGAGATGAAGGTCGTCGAGCCGCCCCAGATGGGCGAGCGCCGTTTCAAGATCCGGAAGCCCGGCGACACCCGGTATCTGATGGTCGCGTGGCGGAACCCCGCGATCACCGACCCGGACACCTACCCCCTCGACGTCCTGGGGATGATCTTGGGCCACGGCAAGACCTCCCGGCTCTACCGGGGGCTGGTCGACGGAAAGCTGGCCACCGACGTCGACGCCTCCAACGAGACGGCCCGCGACCCCTTCCTTCTGATCACGCAGGCGACGATCGCCCCGGACGCGACCCTCGAGAAGGCGGAGGCGGGGCTCTATAAGGAAGTCGATCGGCTCAAGAAGGAGCCGGTCGCGCCGGAGGAGCTGGCCCGGGCAAAGCGGCAGGTGCAGGCCTCATTCGTCTACGCCAAGGATTCAATCCGGAGCTTGGCGCAGCAATTGGGGTACTTCGAGACGGTGGCTTCCCACAAGTACCTCGATACCTATCTCGACAAGATCGCGGCGGTGACGCCGGAAGCCATCCAGCGGGTGGCGCGGAAGTACCTTGTCGAGAATTCGCGCACGGTCGGGTGGTACGAGCCGGTGCCGGCAGACTCGGCACTTGGTGATGCTGGTGGAGGGGGGCAGGCCAGAAGCTTCGCTTTCGCCGTGCAGAAAAGAAATCACGGCTCCAGCGAACTTCTGGCCTGCCCCCCTGTCCACATGTATCGCCAGGAGGCGGATGCGCAAGGCGCGCCACCCGATGCGCCATCCGATATGGCGGTCGCGGCGGGTCGGGGGTCCGCTTCAGGCGCGATTTCTTCTCCGCGCGCCGGAAGTGGACCCCCGACCCGCCGCGTCTTGCCGAATGGTTTGACGCTTTTGGTGCGCGAGAACCATGCGAATCCAACCATCGCGCTGCAGGGAATTGTGAAGGCTGGTGGAATTTACGATCCACCCGGCAAGAGCGGCCTCGCCGCGTTCGTGGGCTCGATGCTGGACCAGGGGACAAAGACGCGGAGCGCCTTCGAGCAGGCGACCGCGGTCGAGAGCCTGGGTGCCTCGCTGCGCTACGACGGCGGCCAGGAGACGCTCTCCCTATCCGGCAACCTCCTCTCGGGCGACCTCGAGCAGATCCTCCGCGTCCTCGCCGACGCGCTCCGAAACCCGGCCTTCCCGGCCGAGCAGGTCGAGAAGATACGGAGCGAGCTGATCATCGACTACAAGGTCGCCGAGAACTCGACCTCGTCGGTCGCGGCGCGGCGGGCGAACGAGCTTCTCTATCCCGAGGGACATCCCTACCACTGGAACCCGGGCGGGACGGACTCCACCCTCAGCGCGATCACGCGCGAGGACCTGGCTTCGTTCCACGCCCGGCACTACGGGCCGAACACCACGACCCTCGTCCTGGTCGGGGACGTGACCGCGAGTCGCGCCGGGGAGCTGATCGAGAAGATCTTCGGCGACTGGAAGACGCTTCACGATCCGCCCCCCTTCCAGGTGCCGAACGCCGATCCGCCGAAGGAGGCCAGGGACCTGGTCGTCCAGATGCCGGGCAAATCCCAGGCCGACGTCGTCTGGGCGGTGCCCGGGCTGCCCCGCACGGCGCCCGACTACGACGCCGCCATGATGATGAATTACGTGCTGGGTGGCGGCTCGCTCTCCAGCCGCCTCATGGACAATCTCCGGGACAAGGAAGGTCTGGTCTACGGGGTCTACGCGAGCATGCTCGCCGGGGTGGGCGCCGGGCCGATCCAGATCCGGGCCGGGACCAACCCCGCGAATGTCGACCGCACGATCGATGCCCTGCTCGAGCAGGTCGGACGCTTCCACAATGAGGGCCCGACGGACGACGAGATGGAGGCCGCGAAGGGATATTTGACCGGCATCTTCCCCGTCCGCCTCGAGACGAACGCCGGGGTGGCGAACCAGCTTCTGAGCGCGGAGGTCTACAACCTCGGCCTCGACTACATCGAGCGCTACCCCTCGATTATCCGCGCCATCACGACCGCGGACGCGAAGGCCGCCGCGGGAAAATATTTGAGCCCCAACGCCTACGTGCTCGTCGTGGCGGGCTCCTACCAAGGCGCGAAGGGACTCCCGGTTGGGAAATAG
- a CDS encoding PDZ domain-containing protein produces the protein MEVMMKPSSSRWTLTGIAAGALCLALAASPALANPPDDEEDSTPQTKKEIRVYRGGDDNDAPSDRVRDDDSGAPTDRVRKEIRVRRNDDSEEAQVQGGYLGVRVQDITRELQRAKDLPNSEGALINRVEPESPAADAGIRRGDVIVELDRHPIGESSDLISQVRDLQPGAKVSVVVLRNGTRKSLSVTLGKRPKEFSMIAPRGGQRWMERADGDMPGMPEVGEQLDRIRVYRQDVQRQLDEIQDQLTRLREGDLQRLESEIRALRDELRARDERHSPHSD, from the coding sequence ATGGAGGTCATGATGAAGCCAAGCAGTAGCCGTTGGACGCTCACCGGCATCGCGGCCGGGGCCCTTTGCCTCGCCCTCGCTGCCTCCCCCGCGCTCGCCAATCCACCGGACGACGAGGAGGATTCAACCCCACAGACGAAGAAGGAAATCCGGGTCTATCGGGGCGGCGACGACAATGACGCCCCTTCGGATCGGGTGCGGGATGACGATAGTGGCGCCCCCACCGACCGTGTGCGGAAGGAAATCCGGGTTCGCAGGAACGACGACAGCGAGGAAGCCCAGGTTCAAGGGGGGTATCTCGGCGTCCGCGTTCAGGACATCACCCGTGAGCTTCAGAGAGCCAAGGATCTCCCGAATTCCGAGGGCGCGCTCATCAACCGGGTCGAGCCGGAGAGCCCCGCCGCCGATGCGGGAATCCGCCGAGGCGACGTGATCGTCGAGCTGGACCGCCATCCGATCGGCGAATCCTCCGACCTGATCTCGCAGGTCCGGGACCTCCAGCCCGGCGCGAAGGTTTCGGTGGTCGTCCTCCGAAACGGGACGCGGAAATCGCTCTCGGTGACGCTGGGCAAACGCCCCAAGGAATTCTCGATGATCGCTCCCCGCGGCGGGCAGCGCTGGATGGAGCGCGCCGATGGGGACATGCCGGGGATGCCGGAGGTCGGCGAGCAGCTCGACCGGATCCGCGTCTACCGCCAGGACGTCCAGCGCCAGCTCGATGAGATCCAGGACCAACTTACCCGCTTGCGGGAAGGCGACTTACAGCGGCTTGAAAGCGAGATCCGGGCGCTCCGCGACGAGCTGAGAGCCCGCGACGAGAGGCACTCACCGCACTCCGATTAA
- the rlmD gene encoding 23S rRNA (uracil(1939)-C(5))-methyltransferase RlmD, which produces MMHLPIASMDPAGRDSRGATEVRRGQTLELEIEDLAFGGRALSRVNGLVVFVENALPGDRVVATVYRKKRQYAEARAERILRPAPHRVDARCGHAAICGGCRFQDLEYSEQIRHKERQVEECLAHLGRVRVASRPAIQAPSQYHYRNKMEYSFGRDSEGRLTLGLHRRGFFDRPFDLDRCHIATPISSQIVAHVREAARRDQLQPYDTRRHEGLLRFVMVREGVRTGQVMVNLVATEPHPAFERMAASLQKAFPAVSSVLLNLTRRKAQVAIGDEERVLAGSATILESLGGLTFEISSASFFQTNTEQAERLLQTALEGLALSGTERVLDVYSGTGTFTLPIAGLAREAIGIESSAVAVRDAERNAERNGIRNVAFWTGEAMEVLRDRLGLGPRDSSRPFERPTIDAVLVDPPRAGLHPGVVSRLIHLGAPRLVYVSCNPSTLARDLGLFCESRYRIAWVQPVDMFPHTPHIECVATLERADG; this is translated from the coding sequence GTGATGCACCTCCCTATCGCTTCGATGGATCCGGCGGGGCGCGATTCGCGCGGCGCGACCGAGGTCCGGCGCGGTCAAACGCTGGAGCTCGAGATCGAGGATCTCGCCTTCGGCGGGCGCGCGTTGAGCCGCGTCAACGGGCTGGTCGTGTTCGTCGAGAACGCGCTCCCCGGCGACCGGGTCGTCGCGACGGTGTACCGGAAGAAGCGCCAGTACGCTGAGGCCCGCGCCGAGCGGATCCTTCGCCCCGCGCCGCACCGGGTCGACGCGCGCTGCGGCCACGCCGCGATCTGCGGTGGCTGCCGCTTCCAGGACCTCGAATATTCCGAGCAGATCCGCCACAAAGAGCGCCAGGTGGAGGAGTGCCTCGCGCACCTGGGCCGCGTGCGCGTCGCGTCGCGGCCGGCGATCCAGGCGCCGAGCCAGTACCACTACCGGAACAAGATGGAGTACTCCTTCGGCCGCGACTCCGAGGGGCGCCTCACCCTGGGACTTCACCGCCGCGGATTCTTCGACCGGCCGTTCGACCTGGATCGCTGCCACATCGCCACGCCGATCTCGAGCCAGATCGTGGCCCACGTGCGCGAGGCGGCGCGGCGCGATCAGCTCCAGCCCTACGACACCCGACGGCACGAGGGGCTGCTCCGATTCGTGATGGTCCGCGAGGGGGTCCGGACGGGGCAGGTCATGGTGAACCTGGTGGCCACGGAGCCCCATCCTGCATTCGAGAGGATGGCGGCCTCGCTCCAGAAGGCTTTCCCGGCGGTCTCGAGCGTCCTGCTCAACCTGACGCGGCGGAAGGCCCAGGTCGCGATCGGGGACGAGGAGCGCGTGCTCGCGGGGAGCGCCACGATCTTGGAGTCGCTGGGCGGGCTCACCTTCGAGATCTCATCGGCATCGTTTTTTCAGACGAACACCGAGCAAGCGGAGCGGCTGCTCCAGACGGCCCTCGAGGGGCTGGCCCTCTCCGGGACGGAGCGGGTGCTGGACGTCTATTCGGGCACCGGCACGTTCACGCTCCCGATCGCGGGATTGGCGCGGGAGGCGATCGGGATCGAGTCGTCCGCGGTCGCGGTGCGAGACGCGGAGCGGAACGCGGAGCGAAACGGGATTCGAAACGTGGCCTTCTGGACCGGCGAGGCGATGGAGGTCCTGCGCGATCGCCTCGGGCTCGGCCCGCGCGATTCGAGCCGCCCGTTCGAGCGGCCCACGATCGACGCGGTGCTGGTCGATCCGCCGCGGGCGGGGCTTCACCCCGGCGTGGTGAGCCGGCTCATTCACCTGGGCGCGCCGCGCCTCGTTTACGTCTCGTGCAACCCGAGCACGCTGGCCCGCGACCTCGGCCTCTTCTGCGAATCGCGCTACCGGATCGCGTGGGTCCAGCCGGTCGACATGTTCCCGCACACGCCCCACATCGAGTGCGTCGCGACCCTCGAGCGCGCCGACGGATGA